CATCTACAAAGTCGTTGTGAATCATGAGGAGCAGTATTCAATATTGGCGGCGTACAAAGCCAATCCGCCGGGGTGGCGAGATGCTGGCAAGACCGGTCCGAAACAGGAATGCCTGGCCTACATTGAGGAAGTTTGGACCGATATGAGGCCGCTCAGCCTGAGGCTGAAGATGGAGGAATTCGCCAGGAACCCGCCGCCGCCGCCGCCGCCCGACCCTAATGCGCCGCGTGAGAGGAGTCTCGTCGAGCGTTTGTGTGAAGGCGAACATGAAGTCGAAGTCGGACTGCGCCCCGAAAAGACCGTGAAATTGCTCAAAGAGGCAATCGACCGCGACTA
This genomic window from Blastocatellia bacterium contains:
- a CDS encoding MbtH family NRPS accessory protein yields the protein MTWNDRDREDTTIYKVVVNHEEQYSILAAYKANPPGWRDAGKTGPKQECLAYIEEVWTDMRPLSLRLKMEEFARNPPPPPPPDPNAPRERSLVERLCEGEHEVEVGLRPEKTVKLLKEAIDRDYVHIKFTQTRGGTELGFRLDRSTSDFSNADFENGTGTAHVEGNLTLDYVNVKCVADIDLSTLAGRGRLIMV